One genomic window of Tatumella citrea includes the following:
- the thpR gene encoding RNA 2',3'-cyclic phosphodiesterase yields MTGQHYFFAIQLPTELQKSLVHWRAENFPADSGRPVPAAAMMLTLAWLGEISDTTLRRLQQQAARIQQPDFMLTLNDAGHWPRSGSVWLGCRPAPRELLKLGALLRSQAARQGCQQSTGDFHPHVRILHHAFSRVHLPPAGFRWQFPVTQFSLMSAGASGRKAAHRCVATFPLQTHLQP; encoded by the coding sequence ATGACAGGGCAACATTATTTCTTTGCCATTCAGCTTCCCACAGAGCTGCAAAAATCCTTAGTCCACTGGCGGGCGGAAAATTTTCCTGCCGATAGCGGCCGGCCAGTTCCGGCCGCAGCAATGATGCTTACCCTGGCCTGGCTGGGAGAGATCAGCGACACGACTCTCCGGCGATTACAACAACAGGCAGCGAGAATTCAACAACCGGATTTTATGCTGACGCTGAATGATGCTGGCCACTGGCCCCGTTCAGGATCGGTATGGCTGGGATGTCGCCCCGCCCCCCGGGAGCTGCTAAAGCTGGGGGCACTGTTACGTTCACAGGCTGCGCGACAGGGGTGCCAGCAATCTACCGGTGACTTTCATCCGCATGTAAGAATTCTGCACCATGCTTTTAGCAGGGTTCATTTGCCACCTGCCGGATTTCGCTGGCAATTTCCGGTCACTCAGTTTTCATTAATGTCGGCAGGGGCATCAGGTCGAAAAGCCGCTCATCGCTGCGTGGCCACATTCCCGTTGCAAACCCATTTACAACCATAA